The Microcaecilia unicolor chromosome 3, aMicUni1.1, whole genome shotgun sequence nucleotide sequence CAAGGAGAGTGTATTGATTCATTTCTGTTGGTGtgtatgggcttcatgtgttttgatcctagcagtagattttctcgaagagataagtcttcaatcgtttgcggaagtcggttaattcgtagatcgttttcaggttacgtggtagtgtattccagagttgcgtgctcatataggagaaggttgatgcatgcagtactttgtattttatccctttgcagttagggaagtggaggttgaggaaagttcgggatgttcttttagcgtttctgggtggcaggtctattaaatcagtcatgtatgcaggggcttcaccgtgaatgattttgtggactaaggtgcatactttaaaggtgatacgttctttgagtgggagccactgcagtttctcacgtaagggttttgcactttcgtattttggttttccgaagatgagtctggctgctgtattctgggctgtttgtagtttcctcagtatttgttctttgcagcctgcatatagtgagttacagtagtctaaatgactaagtacgagtgattgcactaggttacaGAAGACggatctcggaaagaatggttttattcttttcagtttccacatggagtagaacatctttttggttgtgttgtttgcatgagtctcaagtgttaggtggcggtcgacagtgactccaaggatttttaaagtttcggaGATTGGCAATTGTAGTTTTGGTGTATTAATAgcggtgaatttatttgtgttgtattgggaggtattGGGAGGCCAATTGGGTGCTATGAGGATAAGTGCTGCATCCTGAATAACCTTGCAGATAATTCTGGGAATTAGAGGGATTGAAGGAAAAGCATAATAGAAGCCTTTTGTCCAAGAAAGGTGAAATGGGTTCTTGAGCAGACCGAGTGTTGAGGGAAGTCTGGAACAAAACTGTTGACATTTGTAATTGTGATCGGAAGCAGAGGTCTATGCAAGGTGTCCCTCACCTTTTGAATATGTGACAAACAGTAGGGAGAGctagtgaccactcatgagggtATAGAATTCAGCTCTGCCAATGTATTGTATTGGCCTGAAAGGTAGGAAGCCTGAAGAGTTGCATGAAGTCGAAGAAGAAGAGTCCATATTTGGAATGCctccagacagagagagagtttctgtgcccccttgcttgttcaaATAGATCATGGCCTGGTTATCCATCTGCAGTAGAATTACCTGACCTTTGAGCTGAAAGGCAAATGTCTGAATTGAATAGAAAACTGCTCTGAGTTCGAGAAGACTGACCTGTAAGGTAGCTTCCAATTGAGTCCAATGTCCCTGGGTATGGTAGTGTAGAAGATAAGCTCTCCATACATGGGATGAAGCATCTGTTGTCAGTGAGAGAGTTGTGGGTGGACGATAAAAAGGGAGCTCCCTCTAGTAAATTGGGGAAGTGAAGCCACCATTGAAGTGCTTGCTTTATTTGTGGGGAGATATAAATCCTGTGAGAAAGTATGTGATTGTTCTGATCCCATTGTTCTTTCAAGGCCCATTGTAGTGCACACATTGCTGTGGATACAGATATGTGACTGAGGAGATGGAGAAAGGTTCTGGTTGTGCAAGTGACTGAAGACAGTAGCTAAGGGGCCAGGAGCTGAATTGCTTGAATgttgaggaaggaaggaacaCTCAAGCCTGAGTACAGTCCAGAACTGACTGAGTTGAAATTAGGATGGACTTTTGATAGTTTATTATGAACCCCAGCTGAGTGAAGAGAGAAATTGTTGTCTGGAGAACTCTGAGGAGGTCGGTTTTGCTGTGCCCACATATCAACCAGTTGTCCAAGTAAAGAATGACTAAAATTTCTTTCCTTCTTAGGTaagctgctactacagctagtgtcttggtgaataccctgggcgTTGTTGCCAGCCCAAATGAAGCACATTGTATTGGAACTGAAAGTCTTTGAAAATAAAGCGGAGGTACTTCTGATGAGGTGGATATATTGGAATATAAGCGTAAGTTTAAGTCCAATGTCGCTAGCCAGCTGTTTTGTGGGAGCAGAGGGATGATAGTTTGAAGGGAATACATATGAAATTTGGCCTTCTTGAGGTACAGGTCGAGTAGTCTCAGAATAGACCTGAGCCCCTCTGACATTTTGGGGATCTGAAAAAAATGGAGGTAAAATCCAGTGAAACATTGATACAAAGGGACTGGTTCGATAGAGGCTCCTTCAAGAAGCAGCTGGATTTCCTGGATGAGCACTGTCAACTGCTTCTGAAGTTTGAAAGAAGGAGAAAAATCCTTGGGTATGGTTTGAAAGGTCACGTTGTAGCCCGTCTTTATAATGTTTAGGACCCACTCATTTGTAGTGATATGAAGCCAATTGTGAAGGAAGTAAGACAGACAACCTCCTAAAGGGAGAACGTCAAAAACTAGGAGTGGGTTTAGGAAGGCTGGTGGTTGAAGATAATCATGACCCAAAGCAAGCTGTTCATGTAAGGAAGCGCTCCAATGTTAGAACTGATACAGTTCTTACATGGGAGAACGGGCCTAAATTTAGAGGTTGATCAATAATTATAGGAAATGTTTAGTTGAGGTTCACTGCTCAAAGATGTGCTACCAGTTAATGAAGGGCTTATATACTATTTCACGCAATAAATTATCAAATAGATTAGGATCTAATCATGTTTCGACTATAAATTGAGCTAAAATGTGGACCATCCTTTCTCAGCACTGAATGCCGGACACCAGGTGCAGGAACGTCCCTGGTCTCTTATAATGAATGAGCGCTTGATGAACCAAAGCAAAAGTAAGGTTCTTACATTGCTACCACAGATGGTCTAAGGGCAATTCACAGAATAGGTGGAACTACAACATCTCAGTTTGCTCTGCATTGTCAAATCACACGTATGTGTTGTAATATGCCAgatctggaaaagaaaatatatgtaACCTTTACATAAAATCACATAGTTAATAGGTCAAATTTTGCTTTTTAAGAAAAGCAAATCTGATGTATGCAGACTTACTAATTATTGCTTAGCTCCAGCAAATCTATGAAATTCTGTTTTCAAAACTGGAACCAAATCAGCTTGTCACAGTTGTGTCTCAGGTGGCAAAACTAGATGCAGGCCTGAAAATGCCAAGGTCATTGTTCCATCCATATGGCCCATGAACAAATCTTACCTTTGGGTGCCAAATTAAGCAGATCACCAGCACGGAAAGAAACTTCTTCTTCACAGGTAGCACTGAAGTCATATTCTGCTCTTCCCACCACATGGTCATCTTCTCCACTTGCCCAATTAGTAGTTGCTTAACACAAATAAAATTTCAAATTTATGTTAATCAAGTTGGAAATTGAACAAGTACAATGTGGCACAATGATAtatttccctttcctcctcctgTGTGGAAGATTTAGTGGAAAGAGGCATGACGTCCACATGGTAGACTAGAATGGAGTGAGTAAAGTGTACCATGTGTGCTTCTCTATGTTGAGATGGTTATTTGTATGTCTGTGTGTGCCTGGAGAGGGAGATTTGTGTCAGTATATCAGGAGGCCTGTCTGGGGCAACAGATGTTATCTGTCAGGAGTGAACTGATCTCCCCAGCCCACTCCAAATTCTCTCATCTCTTCTATCCTCCTCTCCTCAATCCACCTTCTCTTCGGAAGAAACTCTTCCATGTCGCCTATTCTCCTCATGCTGGCAGTGGCGAAGGTACAGTATGTCAAGCTCACTGCTGACATCCGAGCTGCTATCTTTAAAGATAAGTTTTGGTTCTTCACTTTGTTCTAATATTTTGGCATTATGAAGttattttgagtgaaaaaaaatgcactAAGGAGGTTTTTCTGCCTATAATAGACATAATTTGTCAAGTGTTTTTTACACTGGtatgttctgaggcttttcctctttcAGTTTTAATGTGGTATACACATTTATATATTTTGGTTTTTCAGTGCCACTAGCCTGTTTGGTGCAATAAAGGAATTGAGAGACACTCCCTGTGTTGAAGCTTGTGTCAAATTCTGCTGCCGGATGAGTATGAAAGCAATGGTGTCCAGACAGGAAATATACTGAACACTTTGTGGAGCAGATCTTTGTCCAAACAGCATCATTAGCCACTTCACCTTTGCACTTGagacaacacaacagcagagATCCACAGCACCCACATGGTGTTCCATTCAGGCAAAGAAACTCTTAGCACTGTGGCTCCTCCCATCTCTGCTGTTGTATTGTCTCAAGTGCAAAGGTGAAGCTGATTGGACAAAGATGGTATTGGCCCTTCCCACACCAAGGTTGTTAGGCATGGTGAAAGACTGCTCCACAAAGTATTCAATATCTTTCCTATTTAGGCATCATTGCTTTTAAACTCATCCAGCagcaaatattatatttttgacccctgaagcaggcggttcttatcgctgaaacacagccccatGTCGGGTCTCTGTTTGGTGCAATAAAGGAATTGTAATAGACACTTTTGTCACACTCTCTACTTCATTTTCCTTGGACTTCACATAGAGGTGTTTTCCAGTTTTGCTGTATATTGTGGTGTGATGGTGGGTATGATGTTGAGCTCCAAGTACGTGCTATGAATAAGTCCTTCTTGCTGTAGACCACTACTAAGGCGCTCATTTTcacagcacttagacttacaaagttacataataacctatggaactttgtaagtctaagtgctttgaaaatatgccaccaTGTTTtttgttctctcccttcccctataGTTCTTGAAATCCAGAGTGCTATAAATACAAAAGGCAATTTGTGGAAAAGGATGACGTATAACCAGGAATTTTACATGTATGACAAAGTGAGGAAGGGGAAGAAAAgttgaaaatgaaaggaacatGAGCCCTACATtaaaatgaaagagaaaaagagtTGTTGCCTACACAAGTGACCCAGCCTGAACTCAGGTACGCTCCACCAGATGGCTATTAAAGATATTTATAGAAAAGTGAGCAAACAGGAAGAGGACAGTTAATGAATGTCTATGTGATGACTTCAATGTACATTCTGAATCTTTTATTGCCATAAATATCTGTTTTTACAACAGCTGCTGTTATATTTCCCCCTCACTATTTTtctttagaggcaaaaaaaaaaaattgggtgaATCAAGACATGAGCAAATTATTTACGACCCACCTCAGTCTTCAAACCTTTATGTAAAACTGAATGGGCCAATTTGATCAGTAtcttatcatttactatgttgagcTACCAAGATCTTAACGATAATTAGCTATCCCTACACCAGTGGGATTTTAAAGCacagagacagaaaacagagcaAGTGTGTGGAAGGAGAGGATGAACATCTGTCCCTTCACTAGCAGGGTTTTACAGCACAGAGACACGTGTGGAAGGAGAGGATGAACATGTGTCTCTTCACGAGCAGAGTCTTACAGCACAGAGACACGTGTGGAAGGAGAGGATGAACATGTGTCTCTTCACGAGCAGAGTCTTACAGCACAGAGACAAGAACCAGAGCATGTGTGTAAAAGGAGAGGATGAACATCTATCCCTCCACTAGTGGGGTCTTAAAGCACAGAGACAGGAACCAGAGCACGTATGTGAAAGGAGAGCTAGTGGGGTCTTACAGCATAGAGACAGAAATCAGAGTACGTGTGTGGAAGGAGGGGATAAACAGATACCAATGGAAAACACAAGAGACTACATATAGGTAACCTTCTTACCGATCTCCTCTTCACTGCACGTTGCCAACAGCTTCCAAATGAGATAAGGACCACCAAAAACCACAGCAAAGAACAAGAAGATTGGCCATGATTTAGCAGAGTTAGTTAATCTTTCTTCAGGGCCAATCCGAGCCACAGTCCCTGCACTTTCTGCCCATAAATCTTCATTTTCAGAACTCTTGCGGAGCCTCATTAGCAGCAGGAGCCGTCTGTAAAGGTATCTGATAGTTCTGACCAAAGCAAAAGCTGAGAAGACTTTAGTGAAGTGTATTTTCAATCTGGAGAAGTGATTTGCCACATCCAATACAGCCCTGAAGCTATTATAGACTGCTGAAAAGGTAGCATCCATCATCATACTGACTGAGGAAAAGGCATGGACAATGCTTTCAATGGATTGAAATGCACCTCTGCTGCTTTCCTCAGCCTGCTGAACAAACCTGCTGGGAGGAAGATCATCTGTCCGAAAGCGGTTATATCCCAGCCCGCCATAACTGTATGGGCTATAACTTCCGTACAGCGAACTACCATAAGTGCTGTAGGCTGGAGGAAAGGAGCTGTAGGTGGGTCGGAAACTGCTAAAGCTGCTCCCACTCCCTGTCTGTTGTGAAGGTCTTGGTAGGATAGGTGGGGGCACTCGAGTAAGTGTGGGCTGTCCGGATCTGGTCAACGGGTTAGTCCCCAGCTCGCTGGATCTAAGGAAGTTCACAGATTCCAGGTAAGTttccagaaaaagaaaatgaacatACAAAATACAAAGAATCCTAGTTTTAACAAGAGCTCAGAGTTTTACGATGCTTTATGCCTTTCCATCTGAGTGTTTGtaatgctatggatttacagcctgtctcactgacacagactacccaataattaccgtggattcttttggattcgtaataagtaaatgaGACCTATATTAGagaagctaaattctacaatgattaagatatacacacacacacacacaaaatggttagcacatataccATGATTAACTCTAtacacaatcattacatcactggtctctacatctcttagaccaggaaaagaagcaatacattatatacatacaataatcactggtctccatcatccaggctcttatcagctgggggggcccggtacagcgagagctaggagctttggACCAGGAACAAGCCTTCTGCGCAGgccgtacgttactcacagatgaacccCCACCCCACTGTGAAAAGCCCTACCTTTTTATTAGGctgagctcatgttcagagctagggaaaattacagaatgcttagaTCTATGGGAACGTAgtcacatgctttcccaagttcaggtggccaagctgggcctgggaaataaatgccatcctcccctttgtataccaaattagttagagctgtgtcttatcttctggatCCCAACTTGTTTTTTATAttcacaagaaaagttactttctgtCAAAGACAAGATGTCAAGAGTGTATTATCGgacaaaagcagggttgaaaagcaatcctttaaggtaacacttaaacaatcatttttaaacagacttACTTCTAatcaatacagaccccgagtgcactggtcgttcaagacagggttgaaaaactgCTTTGCTTGCACCTCAGAAAGGATGTATAaaaaaatccatgaccctttacccttctaAACTGAAGCAGCAGGTTTGATTCCTAAGATGGCAGGGGTTAGGAAACCTGTATAATACTGGTCACATTTCTTGGGAGAAGGAAGTTTCAGACATTAGCTAACAGTGGCCAGGCTTGACGCACACATGCAGTGGCTGTGGAAAAAGTTACAGCTGGTGCCCCTAGCAGAGGGCTGTCAGAGTTAAAAGagttaaaactactactactacttgacatttctatagcgctactagggttacgcagcgctgaaaGGAGAGAGAACTAGGTTAAAGAGGCCACACACAGTTGCAAACCGAAATCAATACACTgtaatctacataagtacataagcattgtcacactgggacagaccaaaggtccatcaagcccaacatcctgtttccaacagtggctaatccaggtcacaaatacctggcaagatccctgaaaactcaatacattttatgctgcttatcccagaaataagcagtggattttccccaagtcaatttaataatgtctatggacttttcctttaggaagctgtccagaccctttttaaaccctgctacattaaccgcctttaccacatgctctggcaatgaattccattgttcaattacacatcgagtgaagaaaaattttctctgattcgtattaaatttactactttgcagcttcatcgcatgctccctagtcctaatatttttggaaaatgtaaacaaatgattcacgtctacccattccactccactcattattttatagacctctatcatatctcccctcagccgtctcttctccaagctgaagagccctagacgcttcaccctgtcccatcccctttatcattttcgtcgcccttctctgtaccttttctaattccactatatcttttttccaACTATGCAGGAAATGGCCACCTCTCCCCGATAGCCAGCCTTAAAGAATATGTTTATCTGATTCACACATTTCTACTAATTCAGAAACAAGCTGTCGGTCGCATTATTTCTACTTGCTCCGTGCCAgttaagggggtaattctcaaaaggtcacctaaagtgTGTGCACTAAGCATGAATCCTATAAAGGCAATTGCtcatgctagtattccataacgaCAGTTACACCTAATGTGcgagcacttacactagctcaatggctgctGTAAATGCCTGCACATAACTGCTGTCAGCTAGGTGTAACTGAGAGGATTTTATGACCTGCGTATGAAAGGGACTACCCACGCCCATGACCCATAGCAGTTGTGTGCTAAAGAAATTACATGCAAAGAATATAAAATATCGActaaggtcataagtacataagtaatgccgtactgggaaaagaccaagggtccatcgagcccagcatcctgtccacgacagcggcaagggcacctggcaagcttcccaaacgtacaaacattctatacatgttattcctggaattgtggatttttcccaagtccatttagtagcggtttatggacttgtcctttaggaaactgtccaacccctttttaaactctgctaagctaaccgccttcaccactttctccggcaatgaattccagagtttaattatacgttgggtgaagaaaacttttctccgatttgttttaaatttactacactgtagtttcatcgcatgccccctagtcctagtattttttggaaagcgtgaacacacgcttcacatccacctgttccactccactcattattttatatacctctatcatgtctcccctcagccgtctcttctccaagctgaatagccctagcctccttaatctttcttcatagggcagtcgtcccatccccgctatcattttagtcgcccttctctgcacctttttcaattctactatatctttcttgagatgcggcaaccagaattgaacacaatactcaaggtgcggtcgcaccatggagtgatacaacggcattataacatcctcacacctgttttccatacctttcctcttttatcaagccaagcTGGCGGTTCAGCATGGGAACGCCGATAGAAaaatccattcaaagtgaatgggctttgtcggcatttcCACATCAGGAaccactagtgtggcttgataaaagagactcTTAATATTATTACACATGAACCGcacattggtgccaattaactcctcatagccaattagtgctaatttaacaattaagttgcacatataACTGGCAGCATTCTATAACCTGGGCATAGaaaattatagaattagggggaaagtgAGTTGGGGGAGAAGCTTATTGCTGACCTGCAGTTTTGAGCATGTAAAAGGTATTTCAGCCCATGGGAGAAAATTACAGACTCATTATTTTTACACTTTTCTACTGAAAATTTTAGCACTGATCATTTTACTTTTAAACTGATTTGCTACAGAACTTGTTAGGTATTCTTTGTTGAGCTATATCATTTGGATAGCTGGAGAAATACGGATGCTTTTCATGTTACCAAAGCCAATTAAAAATGTTCCTAGAACAATGGATTTGACTGCACTTGAAATATTGAGAAAATATACAACTAAAATCTTAGGTATAACAAACTCACTGCCTACAGTGGTTAGAGCTTATTATATTCCAATTTCTAcagagtgaggcaaaaaaaaaaaaaaaaccctagagtttttttgccattttctcagcaatcgctttgaatttcaacgagAAATTTTGCTACTTAgtcatcatcctatataataatttgcacctccaaagttccatgtctggctgcctgggttcttaacatctcctg carries:
- the PEX13 gene encoding peroxisome biogenesis factor 13, with translation MASQPPPKPWEKRRTFGPATTNSIRSNFQSSELGTNPLTRSGQPTLTRVPPPILPRPSQQTGSGSSFSSFRPTYSSFPPAYSTYGSSLYGSYSPYSYGGLGYNRFRTDDLPPSRFVQQAEESSRGAFQSIESIVHAFSSVSMMMDATFSAVYNSFRAVLDVANHFSRLKIHFTKVFSAFALVRTIRYLYRRLLLLMRLRKSSENEDLWAESAGTVARIGPEERLTNSAKSWPIFLFFAVVFGGPYLIWKLLATCSEEEIATTNWASGEDDHVVGRAEYDFSATCEEEVSFRAGDLLNLAPKEQQPKIRGWLMASLDGQAVGFVPANYIKILGKRRGRKVAALERVSEEGPPALGTSTTVTSAAATTLEEQEAAFESAFVETSKDPVLSHPTEGKLDWTILTKENV